A window from Ornithorhynchus anatinus isolate Pmale09 chromosome X4, mOrnAna1.pri.v4, whole genome shotgun sequence encodes these proteins:
- the LOC100089850 gene encoding coiled-coil domain-containing protein 183 isoform X3 translates to MALRRGTQQEEEEESEPGGAEATMKVQGGKDIRDQIQELRAIIRLQEQGRVLHTQSSKQRVNQNKDTVGLLRGSIRQRTREWQMARKHDERSISWAFREEHLLKLATNKTSMESVQQKLQKYIYDRVKVHDALVHLLRRRAAVLEDLQRELLRLRRLEEPSKETELQHQRIRQLENSIEKMEMKCSSAQSIHQMYENSLASLKQELASYPSKLSNMANMVGAYQSALQDMTQMAQETVEITEVTKLDAAKAETALIAEHEAQESQLNAQKKQVDKARVRDTGDRHRQQSRRDTDFSFLGEDLTKGKNPEPSKSQMEYEAQIIAEVEKVKTALQCSNPWDITGRFQAQKVSEEKLVQHIAECEQKRKELRALLHKLDLERTELKYHQTPSSIRYRQMEEQLKQKLEAEEARRQQASRSVAKNQELMLTIQNGIDNLCMRLCGISVPGEEDGPTDFKDTFTKLEFCQRKLVHLVNVSKEVPPEEVKRVLEKSAQEDKLNRKVPYVDQETETTESFDSADVEDYYVPTREEIKRQGKNLIEAKLKASKKKPKN, encoded by the exons ATGGCACTCCGCAGAGGgacgcagcaggaggaggaggaggagagcgagcCGGGCGGCGCGGAGGCCACCATGAAGGTGCAAGGTGGAAAGGACATTCGGGATCAAATCCAGGAACTGCGAGCCATCATACGCCTGCAGG AGCAAGGCAGGGTCCTACACACCCAGTCGTCCAAGCAGCGAGTGAACCAGAACAAGGATACCGTCGGCCTCCTGCGGGGCAGCATCCGGCAACGGACACGTGAATGGCAGATGGCCAGAAAG CATGATGAGAGGTCCATCTCCTGGGCCTTTCGCGAAGAGCATCTGCTGAAACTAGCCACGAACAAGACTTCCATGGAG AGCGTGCAGCAGAAACTGCAGAAGTATATCTACGACCGGGTGAAGGTGCACGACGCCCTGGTTCATCTGTTGCGGCGGCGGGCCGCGGTGCTGGAAGACCTGCAGCGGGAACTGCTCAGGCTGCGACGCCTGGAGGAGCCCAGCAAGGAGACCGAGCTGCAGCACCAA AGGATTCGCCAGCTGGAGAACAGCATCgagaagatggagatgaagtGCAGCTCTGCCCAGAGCATCCACCAGATGTATGAAAACTCTCTGGCATCCCTGAAACAG GAACTGGCCAGCTACCCTTCCAAGCTGAGCAACATGGCGAACATGGTGGGCGCCTACCAGAGTGCACTTCAAGACATGACCCAGATGGCCCAGGAGACCGTCGAGATCACGGAGGTGACCAAG TTGGACGCGGCCAAAGCGGAGACGGCTCTCATCGCGGAGCACGAGGCTCAGGAAAGCCAGCTGAACGCCCAGAAGAAGCAGGTTGACAAGGCCCGGGTGAGAGACACCGGCGACCGCCACCGGCAG CAGTCCAGGAGAGATACTGACTTCTCGTTTCTTGGCGAGGATCTTACCAAAG GAAAGAACCCGGAACCTTCCAAATCCCAGATGGAATATGAAGCCCAGATAATAGCTGAAGTGGAAAAGGTCAAGACCGCTCTACAGTGTTCGAACCCCTGG GATATCACCGGGAGGTTCCAGGCCCAGAAGGTATCCGAGGAGAAGCTGGTACAGCACATAGCAGAATGTGAGCAGAAGCGCAAGGAGCTGAGGGCACTGCTGCACAAACTGGATTTGGAGCGGACAGAACTCAAATATCACcagactcccagctccatcag GTACAGACAGATGGAAGAGCAGCTGAAGCAGAAGTTGGAGGCGGAAGAAGCCAGACGACAGCAGGCCAGCCGCAGCGTGGCGAAGAACCAGGAGCTGATGTTGACCATCCAGAACGGTATCGACAATCTCTGCATGCGCCTGTGCGGCATCTCGGTGCCCGGAGAG GAGGATGGCCCGACTGACTTCAAAGACACATTCACAAAGCTGGAATTCTGTCAGAGGAAACTCGTCCATCTGGTCAACGTGTCTAAAGAAGTCCCCCCGGAGGAG GTGAAACGCGTCCTCGAAAAGTCGGCCCAAGAGGACAAGCTGAACAGGAAGGTTCCTTACGtagatcaggaaactgaaacAACAG AGAGCTTCGATTCCGCCGACGTGGAGGACTACTACGTCCCGACCCGGGAGGAAATCAAAAGGCAGGGCAAAAACCTGATCGAGGCCAAGCTCAAGGCCAGCAAGAAGAAGCCGAAGAATTGA
- the LOC100089850 gene encoding coiled-coil domain-containing protein 183 isoform X1, whose protein sequence is MALRRGTQQEEEEESEPGGAEATMKVQGGKDIRDQIQELRAIIRLQEQGRVLHTQSSKQRVNQNKDTVGLLRGSIRQRTREWQMARKHDERSISWAFREEHLLKLATNKTSMESVQQKLQKYIYDRVKVHDALVHLLRRRAAVLEDLQRELLRLRRLEEPSKETELQHQRIRQLENSIEKMEMKCSSAQSIHQMYENSLASLKQELASYPSKLSNMANMVGAYQSALQDMTQMAQETVEITEVTKLDAAKAETALIAEHEAQESQLNAQKKQVDKARVRDTGDRHRQQSRRDTDFSFLGEDLTKGKNPEPSKSQMEYEAQIIAEVEKVKTALQCSNPWDITGRFQAQKVSEEKLVQHIAECEQKRKELRALLHKLDLERTELKYHQTPSSIRYRQMEEQLKQKLEAEEARRQQASRSVAKNQELMLTIQNGIDNLCMRLCGISVPGEEDGPTDFKDTFTKLEFCQRKLVHLVNVSKEVPPEEVEKVKRVLEKSAQEDKLNRKVPYVDQETETTESFDSADVEDYYVPTREEIKRQGKNLIEAKLKASKKKPKN, encoded by the exons ATGGCACTCCGCAGAGGgacgcagcaggaggaggaggaggagagcgagcCGGGCGGCGCGGAGGCCACCATGAAGGTGCAAGGTGGAAAGGACATTCGGGATCAAATCCAGGAACTGCGAGCCATCATACGCCTGCAGG AGCAAGGCAGGGTCCTACACACCCAGTCGTCCAAGCAGCGAGTGAACCAGAACAAGGATACCGTCGGCCTCCTGCGGGGCAGCATCCGGCAACGGACACGTGAATGGCAGATGGCCAGAAAG CATGATGAGAGGTCCATCTCCTGGGCCTTTCGCGAAGAGCATCTGCTGAAACTAGCCACGAACAAGACTTCCATGGAG AGCGTGCAGCAGAAACTGCAGAAGTATATCTACGACCGGGTGAAGGTGCACGACGCCCTGGTTCATCTGTTGCGGCGGCGGGCCGCGGTGCTGGAAGACCTGCAGCGGGAACTGCTCAGGCTGCGACGCCTGGAGGAGCCCAGCAAGGAGACCGAGCTGCAGCACCAA AGGATTCGCCAGCTGGAGAACAGCATCgagaagatggagatgaagtGCAGCTCTGCCCAGAGCATCCACCAGATGTATGAAAACTCTCTGGCATCCCTGAAACAG GAACTGGCCAGCTACCCTTCCAAGCTGAGCAACATGGCGAACATGGTGGGCGCCTACCAGAGTGCACTTCAAGACATGACCCAGATGGCCCAGGAGACCGTCGAGATCACGGAGGTGACCAAG TTGGACGCGGCCAAAGCGGAGACGGCTCTCATCGCGGAGCACGAGGCTCAGGAAAGCCAGCTGAACGCCCAGAAGAAGCAGGTTGACAAGGCCCGGGTGAGAGACACCGGCGACCGCCACCGGCAG CAGTCCAGGAGAGATACTGACTTCTCGTTTCTTGGCGAGGATCTTACCAAAG GAAAGAACCCGGAACCTTCCAAATCCCAGATGGAATATGAAGCCCAGATAATAGCTGAAGTGGAAAAGGTCAAGACCGCTCTACAGTGTTCGAACCCCTGG GATATCACCGGGAGGTTCCAGGCCCAGAAGGTATCCGAGGAGAAGCTGGTACAGCACATAGCAGAATGTGAGCAGAAGCGCAAGGAGCTGAGGGCACTGCTGCACAAACTGGATTTGGAGCGGACAGAACTCAAATATCACcagactcccagctccatcag GTACAGACAGATGGAAGAGCAGCTGAAGCAGAAGTTGGAGGCGGAAGAAGCCAGACGACAGCAGGCCAGCCGCAGCGTGGCGAAGAACCAGGAGCTGATGTTGACCATCCAGAACGGTATCGACAATCTCTGCATGCGCCTGTGCGGCATCTCGGTGCCCGGAGAG GAGGATGGCCCGACTGACTTCAAAGACACATTCACAAAGCTGGAATTCTGTCAGAGGAAACTCGTCCATCTGGTCAACGTGTCTAAAGAAGTCCCCCCGGAGGAGGTCGAGAAG GTGAAACGCGTCCTCGAAAAGTCGGCCCAAGAGGACAAGCTGAACAGGAAGGTTCCTTACGtagatcaggaaactgaaacAACAG AGAGCTTCGATTCCGCCGACGTGGAGGACTACTACGTCCCGACCCGGGAGGAAATCAAAAGGCAGGGCAAAAACCTGATCGAGGCCAAGCTCAAGGCCAGCAAGAAGAAGCCGAAGAATTGA
- the LOC100089850 gene encoding coiled-coil domain-containing protein 183 isoform X4: protein MALRRGTQQEEEEESEPGGAEATMKVQGGKDIRDQIQELRAIIRLQEQGRVLHTQSSKQRVNQNKDTVGLLRGSIRQRTREWQMARKHDERSISWAFREEHLLKLATNKTSMESVQQKLQKYIYDRVKVHDALVHLLRRRAAVLEDLQRELLRLRRLEEPSKETELQHQRIRQLENSIEKMEMKCSSAQSIHQMYENSLASLKQELASYPSKLSNMANMVGAYQSALQDMTQMAQETVEITEVTKLDAAKAETALIAEHEAQESQLNAQKKQVDKARVRDTGDRHRQQSRRDTDFSFLGEDLTKGKNPEPSKSQMEYEAQIIAEVEKVKTALQCSNPWDITGRFQAQKVSEEKLVQHIAECEQKRKELRALLHKLDLERTELKYHQTPSSIRYRQMEEQLKQKLEAEEARRQQASRSVAKNQELMLTIQNGIDNLCMRLCGISVPGEVKRVLEKSAQEDKLNRKVPYVDQETETTESFDSADVEDYYVPTREEIKRQGKNLIEAKLKASKKKPKN from the exons ATGGCACTCCGCAGAGGgacgcagcaggaggaggaggaggagagcgagcCGGGCGGCGCGGAGGCCACCATGAAGGTGCAAGGTGGAAAGGACATTCGGGATCAAATCCAGGAACTGCGAGCCATCATACGCCTGCAGG AGCAAGGCAGGGTCCTACACACCCAGTCGTCCAAGCAGCGAGTGAACCAGAACAAGGATACCGTCGGCCTCCTGCGGGGCAGCATCCGGCAACGGACACGTGAATGGCAGATGGCCAGAAAG CATGATGAGAGGTCCATCTCCTGGGCCTTTCGCGAAGAGCATCTGCTGAAACTAGCCACGAACAAGACTTCCATGGAG AGCGTGCAGCAGAAACTGCAGAAGTATATCTACGACCGGGTGAAGGTGCACGACGCCCTGGTTCATCTGTTGCGGCGGCGGGCCGCGGTGCTGGAAGACCTGCAGCGGGAACTGCTCAGGCTGCGACGCCTGGAGGAGCCCAGCAAGGAGACCGAGCTGCAGCACCAA AGGATTCGCCAGCTGGAGAACAGCATCgagaagatggagatgaagtGCAGCTCTGCCCAGAGCATCCACCAGATGTATGAAAACTCTCTGGCATCCCTGAAACAG GAACTGGCCAGCTACCCTTCCAAGCTGAGCAACATGGCGAACATGGTGGGCGCCTACCAGAGTGCACTTCAAGACATGACCCAGATGGCCCAGGAGACCGTCGAGATCACGGAGGTGACCAAG TTGGACGCGGCCAAAGCGGAGACGGCTCTCATCGCGGAGCACGAGGCTCAGGAAAGCCAGCTGAACGCCCAGAAGAAGCAGGTTGACAAGGCCCGGGTGAGAGACACCGGCGACCGCCACCGGCAG CAGTCCAGGAGAGATACTGACTTCTCGTTTCTTGGCGAGGATCTTACCAAAG GAAAGAACCCGGAACCTTCCAAATCCCAGATGGAATATGAAGCCCAGATAATAGCTGAAGTGGAAAAGGTCAAGACCGCTCTACAGTGTTCGAACCCCTGG GATATCACCGGGAGGTTCCAGGCCCAGAAGGTATCCGAGGAGAAGCTGGTACAGCACATAGCAGAATGTGAGCAGAAGCGCAAGGAGCTGAGGGCACTGCTGCACAAACTGGATTTGGAGCGGACAGAACTCAAATATCACcagactcccagctccatcag GTACAGACAGATGGAAGAGCAGCTGAAGCAGAAGTTGGAGGCGGAAGAAGCCAGACGACAGCAGGCCAGCCGCAGCGTGGCGAAGAACCAGGAGCTGATGTTGACCATCCAGAACGGTATCGACAATCTCTGCATGCGCCTGTGCGGCATCTCGGTGCCCGGAGAG GTGAAACGCGTCCTCGAAAAGTCGGCCCAAGAGGACAAGCTGAACAGGAAGGTTCCTTACGtagatcaggaaactgaaacAACAG AGAGCTTCGATTCCGCCGACGTGGAGGACTACTACGTCCCGACCCGGGAGGAAATCAAAAGGCAGGGCAAAAACCTGATCGAGGCCAAGCTCAAGGCCAGCAAGAAGAAGCCGAAGAATTGA
- the LOC100089850 gene encoding coiled-coil domain-containing protein 183 isoform X2, which produces MALRRGTQQEEEEESEPGGAEATMKVQGGKDIRDQIQELRAIIRLQEQGRVLHTQSSKQRVNQNKDTVGLLRGSIRQRTREWQMARKHDERSISWAFREEHLLKLATNKTSMESVQQKLQKYIYDRVKVHDALVHLLRRRAAVLEDLQRELLRLRRLEEPSKETELQHQRIRQLENSIEKMEMKCSSAQSIHQMYENSLASLKQELASYPSKLSNMANMVGAYQSALQDMTQMAQETVEITEVTKLDAAKAETALIAEHEAQESQLNAQKKQVDKARVRDTGDRHRQSRRDTDFSFLGEDLTKGKNPEPSKSQMEYEAQIIAEVEKVKTALQCSNPWDITGRFQAQKVSEEKLVQHIAECEQKRKELRALLHKLDLERTELKYHQTPSSIRYRQMEEQLKQKLEAEEARRQQASRSVAKNQELMLTIQNGIDNLCMRLCGISVPGEEDGPTDFKDTFTKLEFCQRKLVHLVNVSKEVPPEEVEKVKRVLEKSAQEDKLNRKVPYVDQETETTESFDSADVEDYYVPTREEIKRQGKNLIEAKLKASKKKPKN; this is translated from the exons ATGGCACTCCGCAGAGGgacgcagcaggaggaggaggaggagagcgagcCGGGCGGCGCGGAGGCCACCATGAAGGTGCAAGGTGGAAAGGACATTCGGGATCAAATCCAGGAACTGCGAGCCATCATACGCCTGCAGG AGCAAGGCAGGGTCCTACACACCCAGTCGTCCAAGCAGCGAGTGAACCAGAACAAGGATACCGTCGGCCTCCTGCGGGGCAGCATCCGGCAACGGACACGTGAATGGCAGATGGCCAGAAAG CATGATGAGAGGTCCATCTCCTGGGCCTTTCGCGAAGAGCATCTGCTGAAACTAGCCACGAACAAGACTTCCATGGAG AGCGTGCAGCAGAAACTGCAGAAGTATATCTACGACCGGGTGAAGGTGCACGACGCCCTGGTTCATCTGTTGCGGCGGCGGGCCGCGGTGCTGGAAGACCTGCAGCGGGAACTGCTCAGGCTGCGACGCCTGGAGGAGCCCAGCAAGGAGACCGAGCTGCAGCACCAA AGGATTCGCCAGCTGGAGAACAGCATCgagaagatggagatgaagtGCAGCTCTGCCCAGAGCATCCACCAGATGTATGAAAACTCTCTGGCATCCCTGAAACAG GAACTGGCCAGCTACCCTTCCAAGCTGAGCAACATGGCGAACATGGTGGGCGCCTACCAGAGTGCACTTCAAGACATGACCCAGATGGCCCAGGAGACCGTCGAGATCACGGAGGTGACCAAG TTGGACGCGGCCAAAGCGGAGACGGCTCTCATCGCGGAGCACGAGGCTCAGGAAAGCCAGCTGAACGCCCAGAAGAAGCAGGTTGACAAGGCCCGGGTGAGAGACACCGGCGACCGCCACCGGCAG TCCAGGAGAGATACTGACTTCTCGTTTCTTGGCGAGGATCTTACCAAAG GAAAGAACCCGGAACCTTCCAAATCCCAGATGGAATATGAAGCCCAGATAATAGCTGAAGTGGAAAAGGTCAAGACCGCTCTACAGTGTTCGAACCCCTGG GATATCACCGGGAGGTTCCAGGCCCAGAAGGTATCCGAGGAGAAGCTGGTACAGCACATAGCAGAATGTGAGCAGAAGCGCAAGGAGCTGAGGGCACTGCTGCACAAACTGGATTTGGAGCGGACAGAACTCAAATATCACcagactcccagctccatcag GTACAGACAGATGGAAGAGCAGCTGAAGCAGAAGTTGGAGGCGGAAGAAGCCAGACGACAGCAGGCCAGCCGCAGCGTGGCGAAGAACCAGGAGCTGATGTTGACCATCCAGAACGGTATCGACAATCTCTGCATGCGCCTGTGCGGCATCTCGGTGCCCGGAGAG GAGGATGGCCCGACTGACTTCAAAGACACATTCACAAAGCTGGAATTCTGTCAGAGGAAACTCGTCCATCTGGTCAACGTGTCTAAAGAAGTCCCCCCGGAGGAGGTCGAGAAG GTGAAACGCGTCCTCGAAAAGTCGGCCCAAGAGGACAAGCTGAACAGGAAGGTTCCTTACGtagatcaggaaactgaaacAACAG AGAGCTTCGATTCCGCCGACGTGGAGGACTACTACGTCCCGACCCGGGAGGAAATCAAAAGGCAGGGCAAAAACCTGATCGAGGCCAAGCTCAAGGCCAGCAAGAAGAAGCCGAAGAATTGA